In Halomarina salina, one DNA window encodes the following:
- a CDS encoding M20 family metallo-hydrolase: protein MPIREARLRDDLEANAALGAVEGPGHGRTVLTGTDADRAARDQFVDRLEDAGLAVRVDAVGNVVGRWTPDGADPNAAPVAAGSHLDSVPEGGIFDGPLGVYAALEAVRALREDDADLARPVEVVSLTEEEGQRFGGGLVGSSVASGDTSLEAALSLDDDGETLEEALAAIGYHGEGRLDASEWDAWVELHVEQGTRLEAAAVPAGVVTSITGLARCSVTVTGEANHAGTTPMGERADALAAASEFVLDVERAAEARTEVSESAVGTVGHLDVAPNAPNVISGRVEVTVDVRDVDYDSVEAIVAAARDSLDRLERERGVETTFERPWERRPVPMDDRVREAFHDAGAARGVTTTDLHSGAAHDTMHLANVTDAGLLFAPSRDGVSHNPREWTDWSDCAAATEVLAGAIADLAAD from the coding sequence ATGCCCATCCGAGAGGCACGACTCCGCGACGACCTCGAGGCGAACGCCGCACTCGGGGCCGTCGAGGGGCCGGGACACGGCCGCACCGTACTCACCGGCACCGACGCCGACCGAGCCGCCAGGGACCAGTTCGTCGACCGACTGGAGGACGCCGGACTCGCGGTCCGGGTCGACGCCGTCGGCAACGTCGTCGGTCGGTGGACGCCCGACGGGGCGGACCCGAACGCCGCACCGGTCGCCGCCGGGAGCCACCTCGACTCCGTCCCCGAGGGCGGCATCTTCGACGGCCCGCTGGGCGTCTACGCCGCGCTCGAAGCCGTCCGCGCGCTCCGGGAGGACGACGCGGACCTCGCCCGACCGGTCGAGGTGGTGAGCCTCACCGAGGAGGAGGGTCAGCGGTTCGGCGGCGGCCTCGTCGGCAGCAGCGTCGCCAGCGGCGACACGTCGCTCGAAGCGGCGCTCTCGCTCGACGACGACGGCGAGACGCTGGAGGAGGCGCTCGCCGCCATCGGCTACCACGGCGAGGGACGACTCGACGCGAGCGAGTGGGACGCCTGGGTCGAACTCCACGTCGAACAGGGGACGCGACTGGAGGCGGCCGCGGTTCCGGCCGGTGTCGTCACCAGCATCACCGGCCTCGCTCGCTGCTCGGTCACGGTGACGGGGGAAGCGAACCACGCGGGAACGACGCCGATGGGCGAACGCGCCGACGCGCTCGCCGCCGCCAGCGAGTTCGTCCTGGACGTCGAGCGTGCCGCCGAGGCCCGGACCGAGGTCTCCGAGTCGGCGGTGGGGACCGTCGGCCACCTCGACGTCGCGCCGAACGCGCCGAACGTCATCTCCGGCCGCGTCGAGGTGACCGTCGACGTACGCGACGTCGACTACGACTCGGTCGAGGCCATCGTCGCCGCCGCCCGCGACAGTCTCGACCGCCTCGAACGCGAGCGTGGCGTCGAGACGACGTTCGAGCGGCCGTGGGAGCGTCGGCCCGTCCCGATGGACGACCGGGTCCGCGAGGCGTTCCACGACGCCGGCGCGGCCCGCGGCGTGACGACGACCGACCTCCACTCCGGGGCGGCCCACGACACGATGCACCTCGCGAACGTCACCGACGCCGGTCTCCTCTTCGCTCCGTCGCGCGACGGCGTCTCGCACAACCCCCGCGAGTGGACCGACTGGAGCGACTGCGCCGCGGCGACCGAGGTGCTCGCTGGCGCGATCGCCGACCTCGCCGCCGACTGA
- a CDS encoding helix-turn-helix domain-containing protein: MARLEGVPVADLLDALDAATSAKATKRLMVAVLYKRGHSVPVVADWFGMRENTIYAWFDRLEAEPIEQAVRDRPRPGRPPKLDENERRELDATLHEPPTAAGYDADAWSVSLVRRHIAETYDVEYTHRHVRNLVDDAGVSS; this comes from the coding sequence ATGGCTCGACTCGAAGGCGTCCCGGTCGCGGACCTGCTCGACGCACTCGACGCGGCGACGTCCGCGAAGGCGACGAAGCGGTTGATGGTCGCCGTCCTGTACAAACGCGGCCACTCGGTGCCGGTCGTCGCCGACTGGTTCGGGATGCGCGAGAACACCATCTACGCCTGGTTCGACCGTCTCGAAGCCGAACCAATCGAGCAGGCGGTGCGCGATAGGCCACGTCCCGGCCGGCCGCCGAAACTCGACGAGAACGAACGACGCGAACTCGACGCGACGCTCCACGAACCCCCCACAGCGGCCGGGTACGACGCGGACGCCTGGTCGGTGTCGCTCGTTCGGCGACACATCGCCGAGACGTACGACGTGGAGTACACGCACCGACACGTCCGGAACCTCGTGGACGACGCCGGCGTGTCGTCGTGA
- a CDS encoding ABC transporter permease has translation MSMVSYLLRRVGFLSVTLLFVTLITFVVTNVLPGDVAVLILGPNANEASLQALRADLGLNEPLWKQYVDWLWALFHLDLGESIRFGGPVWGLIAERLPRSLLLAVAATAFAVVMSLPLGVIAAVKQNEPADVAASMFGFVGVSIPIFLWGLVFILVFAVWLNWFPTGGYAPPSQDGWGTTLRHLVLPATSMGFALTAYVMRMTRSSMLEELGDEYVKLARAKGMSERVVVLRHAFRNAVIPVITVVAFQFAYAFGGIVVLEQVFFWPGMGQLTLTAIQSRDIPLLQGCIIVVAVMYMLSNLAADVLYAYFDPRIRYGGES, from the coding sequence ATGTCGATGGTCAGCTACCTGCTGCGGCGCGTGGGGTTCCTCTCGGTGACCCTGCTGTTCGTGACGCTCATCACGTTCGTCGTCACGAACGTGCTGCCGGGCGACGTCGCGGTGCTCATCCTCGGTCCGAACGCCAACGAGGCGAGCCTGCAGGCGTTGCGTGCGGACCTCGGGCTGAACGAGCCGCTCTGGAAGCAGTACGTCGACTGGCTGTGGGCGCTGTTCCACCTGGACCTCGGGGAGTCCATCCGCTTCGGCGGCCCCGTCTGGGGGCTCATCGCCGAGCGACTGCCGCGGTCGCTGCTGCTAGCGGTCGCCGCGACGGCGTTCGCCGTGGTCATGTCGCTGCCGCTGGGCGTCATCGCCGCCGTGAAGCAGAACGAACCGGCCGACGTCGCCGCCTCGATGTTCGGGTTCGTCGGCGTCTCCATCCCCATCTTCCTCTGGGGGCTGGTGTTCATCCTCGTGTTCGCCGTCTGGCTGAACTGGTTCCCGACGGGGGGCTACGCCCCGCCGTCGCAGGACGGGTGGGGGACGACGCTCCGCCACCTCGTGTTGCCGGCGACGTCGATGGGGTTCGCGCTGACGGCGTACGTGATGCGGATGACGCGGTCGTCGATGCTCGAGGAACTGGGCGACGAGTACGTCAAACTCGCCCGCGCGAAGGGGATGAGCGAACGCGTCGTCGTGCTCAGACACGCGTTTCGCAACGCCGTCATCCCGGTCATCACGGTCGTCGCGTTCCAGTTCGCGTACGCCTTCGGGGGCATCGTCGTCCTCGAACAGGTGTTCTTCTGGCCGGGGATGGGACAGCTCACCCTCACCGCCATCCAGTCGCGGGACATCCCCCTGCTACAGGGCTGTATCATCGTCGTCGCGGTGATGTACATGCTGTCGAACCTCGCGGCCGACGTGCTGTACGCGTACTTCGACCCGCGCATCCGCTACGGGGGTGAGAGCTGA
- a CDS encoding archaea-specific SMC-related protein, with translation MDAVKTSEHVASVYARNIGGIDETSVDIPPGVTVLTGRNATNRTSFLQAIMAAMGSDNASLKGDAEEGHAELEIAGDEYVRTFTRSNGNVSAGGDPYLDDATVADLFAFLLESNDARQAVAQSADLRELIMRPVDTDAIQAEIRDLEAERDRLDDELEELEELKDDLPSLEERRTSLETDIEEKRAELAEKEEEIADQDADVGETQEEKRELESRLDDLRNRRSDAERIRSDIDVQQESIESLTSERRELEAERDDLPETPMGEHQELDGEITRLRQRKEALEADISELQNVIGFNEEMLEGGDDTVGSALREEETDGSVTDQLVADDGVVCWTCGSTVESDSIESTLDHLRDLRKEKLETIRGIEDDLDDLKATQREREEQQRQRENVERRLADVTDELDRRREALESLREDREELNEEIESLEEEVESLESEDFSEILDLHREANQLEFELGRLESDLDDVTDRIATVEDRLAEEDQLRDQRDQLTEELTDLRTRIDQLEAGAIEQFNDHMDAVLGILDYQNLERIWIERVERTVREGRRKVDKSMFELHVVRSTASGATYEDTVDHLSESEREVTGLVFGLAGYLVHDLHETVPFVLLDSLEAIDSERIADLVAYIADYAEFLVVALLPEDAQALDDEYTRITDI, from the coding sequence ATGGACGCGGTCAAGACATCGGAGCACGTCGCTTCGGTCTACGCACGGAACATCGGTGGAATCGACGAGACGTCGGTGGATATCCCACCCGGCGTGACGGTGTTGACCGGTCGCAACGCGACCAATCGAACGTCGTTCCTGCAGGCCATCATGGCGGCGATGGGGAGCGACAACGCCTCGCTGAAGGGCGACGCCGAGGAGGGACACGCGGAACTCGAAATCGCCGGCGACGAGTACGTCCGGACGTTCACACGGTCGAACGGGAACGTCTCCGCCGGCGGCGACCCGTACCTCGACGACGCGACGGTCGCCGACCTCTTCGCGTTCCTCCTCGAATCGAACGACGCCCGGCAGGCGGTCGCCCAGAGCGCCGACCTCCGCGAGCTCATCATGCGGCCGGTCGACACCGACGCCATCCAGGCCGAGATTCGAGACCTCGAGGCGGAACGGGACCGTCTCGACGACGAACTGGAGGAGCTGGAGGAGCTGAAGGACGACCTCCCCTCCCTCGAAGAGCGACGGACGAGCCTCGAGACCGACATCGAGGAGAAGCGTGCCGAACTCGCCGAGAAGGAAGAGGAGATCGCCGACCAGGACGCCGACGTGGGCGAGACCCAGGAGGAGAAACGCGAACTCGAGTCGCGGCTCGACGACCTCCGGAACCGACGCTCGGACGCCGAGCGCATCCGCTCTGACATCGACGTCCAGCAGGAGAGCATCGAGTCGCTGACGAGCGAACGCCGCGAACTGGAGGCGGAGCGCGACGACCTCCCCGAGACGCCGATGGGCGAGCACCAGGAGCTCGACGGCGAGATAACGCGCCTCCGCCAGCGCAAGGAGGCCCTGGAAGCCGACATCAGCGAGCTCCAGAACGTCATCGGGTTCAACGAGGAGATGCTCGAGGGCGGGGACGACACGGTCGGGAGCGCCCTCCGGGAGGAGGAGACCGACGGCTCGGTCACCGACCAGCTCGTCGCCGACGACGGCGTGGTCTGCTGGACCTGTGGCTCGACGGTCGAGAGCGACAGCATCGAGTCGACGCTCGACCACCTCCGCGACCTGCGCAAGGAGAAGCTGGAGACCATCCGCGGCATCGAGGACGACCTGGACGACCTGAAGGCCACCCAGCGCGAACGCGAGGAACAGCAGCGCCAGCGCGAGAACGTCGAGCGCCGTCTCGCGGACGTGACCGACGAACTGGACCGGCGTCGCGAGGCGCTGGAGTCCCTCCGCGAGGACCGCGAGGAGCTGAACGAGGAGATCGAGTCCCTGGAGGAGGAGGTCGAGTCGCTCGAATCGGAGGACTTCAGCGAGATCCTCGACCTCCACCGGGAGGCGAACCAACTGGAGTTCGAACTCGGTCGTCTGGAGTCGGACCTCGACGATGTCACCGACCGCATCGCGACCGTGGAGGACCGCCTCGCCGAGGAGGACCAGCTCCGCGACCAGCGCGACCAGCTCACCGAGGAACTCACCGACCTCCGCACCCGCATCGACCAGCTCGAAGCGGGTGCCATCGAGCAGTTCAACGACCACATGGACGCCGTGCTCGGTATCCTCGACTACCAGAACCTCGAACGCATCTGGATCGAACGCGTCGAGCGCACGGTCCGGGAGGGCCGGCGGAAGGTGGACAAGAGCATGTTCGAACTCCACGTCGTCCGGTCGACGGCGTCGGGTGCGACGTACGAGGACACCGTCGACCACCTCAGCGAGTCCGAGCGGGAGGTGACGGGGCTGGTGTTCGGCCTCGCGGGCTACCTCGTCCACGACCTCCACGAGACGGTGCCGTTCGTCCTGCTCGACTCGCTGGAGGCCATCGACTCCGAGCGTATCGCCGACCTCGTCGCCTACATCGCCGACTACGCGGAGTTCCTCGTCGTCGCGCTCCTCCCCGAAGACGCGCAGGCGCTCGACGACGAGTACACCCGCATCACCGACATCTGA
- the rdfA gene encoding rod-determining factor RdfA: MNDSQDDTGGRPSSKVARLIDEYDLGSTFGERLERRWTADGSERMSLRDLADLFNRRVLDAAMTRADMSMVDGEVDNFYRLLTDDDVSSGMRTEARSRLDREGVDVDQLERDFVTYQAIRTYLKEYRGAEYEKTSDADRVETVTDTIQRLRTRLRSVTTRSLEQLRNTGRIRLGEFRLFVDVEVLCEECGAQYRIDDLLARGGCDCESSEA, from the coding sequence ATGAACGATTCGCAGGACGACACGGGCGGACGTCCCTCCAGCAAGGTCGCACGCCTCATCGACGAGTACGACCTCGGGTCGACGTTCGGCGAGCGTCTGGAACGGCGCTGGACGGCCGACGGCAGCGAGCGGATGAGTCTCCGTGACCTTGCCGACCTGTTCAACAGACGTGTCCTCGACGCCGCGATGACGCGGGCGGACATGTCGATGGTCGACGGCGAGGTGGACAACTTCTACCGCCTGCTGACAGACGACGACGTGAGCAGTGGGATGCGGACCGAGGCGCGGAGCCGTCTCGACCGGGAGGGCGTCGACGTCGACCAGCTCGAGCGGGACTTCGTCACGTACCAGGCCATCCGCACCTACCTCAAGGAGTACCGCGGTGCGGAGTACGAGAAGACGAGCGACGCCGACCGGGTCGAGACGGTCACCGACACCATCCAGCGACTCCGGACCCGGCTGCGCTCGGTCACCACCCGCAGCCTGGAACAGTTGCGGAACACCGGTCGCATCCGACTCGGGGAGTTCCGCCTGTTCGTCGACGTGGAGGTGCTGTGCGAGGAGTGTGGCGCGCAGTACCGCATCGACGACCTGCTGGCGCGCGGTGGCTGTGACTGCGAGTCGAGCGAGGCGTGA
- a CDS encoding ABC transporter substrate-binding protein produces the protein MRRDSSGHDSDDSDRTGLARRRFIAAASAGALGLAGCLGGGGSDGDGGGTTGGGGGGGTGGATGTTANVGNAQSGGTLKWGGAVPVQGLDPHIDTAAASKRVLENMVEGLVRLQPDYTFEPLLAKEMETSEDNTKLSFTLHEGVTFHNGEEMTAEDVKASYERVAGNEKFVANGFMQMVDSMAAPSDYEFSVTLSEPFAPFIAKMSTAELAVVPASEAEKSEIKEPIGTGPYQYDSREVESSFTMTKFDDYWAASEENGPFIDKVVKSEIADASVRLQSFTAGEYDFINGIPPKDVQRIQQNGSVRFEKNFPKSLVYLGMNCEQAPFDNRDARLALDYSFDKAEVTEAALYGTGQPTASPATPESPWVNEDVQPRPRDLDKAQEHLENAGMGDGFSVSFKIPQSYPAQVQAAQVIADQASEAGIELNIQKITWNSWLSDVYSKKNFEATTSSYLALYYPDVSFYKFLHPEGAFFFTGWSNDEYNSKVEEARHLYDEAERAKLYKEATQIMHDDRAGHLLLFWQANLYGAQPRYKGKIGTPDGSTLRFHDNWLES, from the coding sequence ATGCGGCGGGATAGCAGCGGGCACGACAGCGACGACAGTGATAGAACCGGCCTCGCCCGGCGGCGTTTCATCGCGGCAGCGTCGGCGGGGGCTCTCGGTCTGGCTGGCTGCCTCGGTGGCGGCGGCTCCGACGGAGACGGCGGCGGAACCACCGGCGGGGGCGGAGGCGGCGGTACCGGTGGTGCCACAGGGACCACCGCCAACGTGGGCAACGCCCAGTCCGGCGGGACGCTCAAGTGGGGCGGCGCGGTCCCGGTCCAGGGGCTCGACCCGCACATCGACACGGCCGCGGCGTCGAAGCGCGTCCTGGAGAACATGGTCGAGGGGCTCGTCCGACTCCAGCCGGACTACACGTTCGAGCCGCTCCTGGCGAAGGAGATGGAGACGTCGGAGGACAACACGAAGCTCTCGTTCACGCTCCACGAGGGGGTGACGTTCCACAACGGCGAGGAGATGACCGCCGAAGACGTGAAGGCCTCCTACGAGCGGGTCGCCGGCAACGAGAAGTTTGTCGCCAACGGGTTCATGCAGATGGTGGACTCGATGGCGGCCCCGAGCGACTACGAGTTCTCGGTGACGCTGTCCGAGCCGTTCGCCCCGTTCATCGCGAAGATGTCGACGGCGGAACTCGCGGTGGTGCCGGCGTCGGAGGCCGAGAAGAGCGAGATAAAGGAGCCCATCGGTACCGGACCGTACCAGTACGACAGCCGCGAGGTCGAGTCGTCGTTCACGATGACGAAGTTCGACGACTACTGGGCGGCGAGCGAGGAGAACGGGCCGTTCATCGACAAGGTCGTCAAGTCCGAGATCGCCGACGCCAGCGTCCGCCTCCAGTCGTTCACGGCGGGCGAGTACGACTTCATCAACGGCATCCCGCCGAAGGACGTCCAGCGCATCCAGCAGAACGGTTCGGTCCGCTTCGAGAAGAACTTCCCCAAGTCGCTCGTCTACCTCGGGATGAACTGCGAGCAGGCGCCGTTCGACAACCGGGACGCGCGGCTCGCACTCGACTACTCGTTCGACAAGGCGGAGGTGACGGAGGCGGCGCTGTACGGCACCGGTCAGCCGACGGCGAGTCCGGCGACGCCCGAGAGTCCCTGGGTGAACGAGGACGTGCAACCGCGACCGCGTGACCTCGACAAGGCCCAGGAGCACCTGGAGAACGCGGGGATGGGCGACGGGTTCAGCGTCTCGTTCAAGATACCCCAGTCGTACCCCGCGCAGGTCCAGGCCGCACAGGTCATCGCCGACCAGGCCAGCGAGGCCGGTATCGAACTGAACATCCAGAAGATAACCTGGAACTCGTGGCTCAGCGACGTCTACTCGAAGAAGAACTTCGAGGCGACCACGTCGTCGTACCTCGCGCTCTACTACCCCGACGTGTCGTTCTACAAGTTCCTCCACCCGGAGGGGGCGTTCTTCTTCACCGGCTGGTCGAACGACGAGTACAACAGCAAGGTCGAGGAGGCGCGACACCTGTACGACGAGGCCGAGCGCGCGAAACTGTACAAGGAGGCGACGCAGATCATGCACGACGACCGTGCGGGTCACCTGCTGCTGTTCTGGCAGGCGAACCTCTACGGCGCACAGCCCCGGTACAAGGGGAAGATCGGCACGCCCGACGGGTCGACGCTGCGCTTCCACGACAACTGGCTCGAAAGCTAG
- a CDS encoding IclR family transcriptional regulator, whose amino-acid sequence MTDRDPPTGTRTLTTVQHAFDVVRALEELDGAGVTELADRLGMSKSAVYSHLATLKEERFVVKEGTTYELSLQFLLLGEYVRNRHVLYRHGNRVLEELAEETGEYAHLATEQHGLGVNLYKVRGEKAVGSDYQTSKLQRPDFLHFSATGKAILASLPEERVHDIVDRYGLERKTERTITDRDALFADLERVRERGYSTNDEEEVKGLQAVGAPVRDASGRVLGSISVSGPVNRMREEEYHDFVIERVTNAANVVEVNVNMAGTATDLPTFD is encoded by the coding sequence ATGACCGACCGCGACCCGCCGACCGGGACCCGCACGCTCACGACGGTACAGCACGCCTTCGACGTCGTGCGCGCACTGGAGGAGCTGGACGGGGCCGGCGTCACCGAACTCGCCGACCGACTCGGCATGTCGAAGAGCGCGGTGTACAGCCACCTCGCGACGCTGAAGGAGGAGCGCTTCGTCGTGAAAGAGGGCACCACGTACGAGCTGAGCCTCCAGTTCCTCCTGCTCGGCGAGTACGTCCGCAATCGCCACGTGCTGTACCGGCACGGTAACCGGGTCCTCGAAGAGCTGGCCGAGGAGACGGGCGAGTACGCCCACCTCGCGACCGAACAGCACGGTCTCGGCGTGAACCTCTACAAGGTGCGTGGCGAGAAGGCCGTCGGCAGCGACTACCAGACCTCGAAGCTCCAGCGCCCGGACTTCCTCCACTTCTCGGCGACGGGCAAGGCCATCCTCGCCTCCCTCCCCGAGGAGCGCGTCCACGACATCGTCGACCGCTACGGACTCGAACGGAAGACCGAGCGCACCATCACCGACCGCGACGCCCTGTTCGCCGACCTCGAACGGGTTCGCGAGCGCGGCTACTCGACGAACGACGAGGAGGAGGTGAAGGGACTCCAGGCGGTCGGCGCACCGGTCCGGGACGCGAGCGGACGAGTGCTCGGCTCCATCTCCGTCTCCGGGCCGGTCAACCGCATGCGCGAGGAGGAGTACCACGACTTCGTCATCGAGCGGGTCACCAACGCCGCCAACGTCGTCGAGGTGAACGTCAACATGGCGGGCACGGCCACGGACCTGCCGACGTTCGACTGA
- a CDS encoding ABC transporter permease: MATDSSTTSSRFGLSTAQKERYGHLARQFRHNTKAMLGLVVVLTLVLVAALAPVIAPYSISETNVADRSEAPSADHLFGTDDLGRDIFSRIVMGSRISLYVGFGSIVGALLVGTTIGVVAGYSGGLVDEGLMRVMDAAMAFPPILLALTVMVVLGPNLNNVVLALAFVYTPYIARVGRSAALSERNEEYVESAVARGETDSYIVFREVLPNCLAPLLVQASINIAFAMLAEASLSFLGLGAQPPKPSWGLMINNGRGFMQTAPWMIIFPGFAIAFAVIGFNMLGDGLRDVLDPKVDTVEQ, translated from the coding sequence ATGGCGACGGACTCCTCGACGACGAGTTCGCGCTTCGGCCTCTCGACTGCCCAGAAAGAGCGCTACGGACACCTCGCCCGGCAGTTCCGCCACAACACGAAGGCGATGCTCGGGCTGGTCGTCGTCCTGACGCTCGTCCTCGTCGCGGCGCTCGCGCCGGTCATCGCGCCGTACTCCATCTCGGAGACGAACGTCGCGGACCGCTCGGAGGCCCCGTCGGCGGACCACCTGTTCGGAACGGACGACCTCGGGCGCGACATCTTCAGCCGCATCGTGATGGGGAGTCGCATCTCGCTGTACGTCGGCTTCGGCTCCATCGTCGGCGCGTTGCTCGTCGGGACGACCATCGGCGTCGTCGCCGGCTACTCCGGCGGACTCGTCGACGAGGGGTTGATGCGCGTGATGGACGCCGCGATGGCGTTCCCGCCCATCCTCCTCGCGCTGACGGTGATGGTGGTCCTCGGGCCGAACCTGAACAACGTCGTCCTCGCGCTGGCGTTCGTCTACACCCCGTACATCGCCCGCGTCGGGCGGTCGGCGGCGCTCTCCGAACGCAACGAGGAGTACGTCGAGTCCGCCGTCGCTCGCGGCGAGACGGACTCCTACATCGTGTTCCGGGAGGTGCTCCCGAACTGCCTCGCGCCGCTGCTGGTGCAGGCCTCGATAAACATCGCCTTCGCCATGCTGGCGGAGGCGTCGCTGTCGTTCCTCGGCCTCGGCGCACAGCCCCCGAAACCGTCCTGGGGGCTGATGATAAACAACGGTCGGGGGTTCATGCAGACCGCACCGTGGATGATCATCTTCCCCGGCTTCGCCATCGCCTTCGCCGTCATCGGGTTCAACATGCTCGGCGACGGCCTGCGCGACGTGCTGGACCCGAAGGTCGACACGGTGGAGCAGTGA
- a CDS encoding dipeptide ABC transporter ATP-binding protein, with product MSESYDTTSTTTAATDATSAGATGDPLLDVRDLRTEFHTDDDPVVAVNDVSFTLDRGETMGIVGESGAGKSVTARSIMGLVDWPGEVSGGEILFDGEDLAAKSEREMQAVRGNRIALVPQDPMRSLNPVLTVGSQIVETVERHQDVSESEAKRIAVDAMAETGIPDAADRFSDYPHEFSGGMRQRVLIAIGLACEPDLIIADEPTTALDVTTQAKILDLLNELQAERGMAILMITHNLGVVAQTCDTVGVMYAGNLVEKAELEALFARPTHPYTRGLIDSIPETDREYDELPTLAGSMPDLTDLPTGCNFAPRCRYAEEGCKTPGDPPLEPVEGTPSAAACVRADELDLSEGRVPEAAGVGKAVDRSGDPLLRVEGLKKHFSAGDGLLGSLSFDSSGGGLPKLERRYVKAVDGVDFDIYPGETVGLVGESGCGKSTVARTVLQLLEPTDGAVYFDDQPLHELGDSEIRSLRAEMQMIFQDPGSSLNPRKTVGGIIGRAMEKHGVATGEEKRQRVGELLERVGLSANAAGKFPHEFSGGQQQRVAIAHALAVEPRLIVCDEPVSALDVSVQAQILNLLNEIQAEENIAYLFISHNIGVVKHICDRLAVMYLGEVAEFGTVEDVFDVPFHPYTQALLSAVPHADPTRRTNRVLLEGTVPSPIDPPSGCSFRTRCPKKIGDVCERDDPALEDVGDGHHIACHLSVEEMSEPVETSDATSNR from the coding sequence ATGAGTGAGAGCTACGACACCACCTCGACCACGACCGCGGCCACGGACGCGACGAGCGCAGGAGCCACCGGCGACCCGCTCCTCGACGTGCGGGACCTGCGTACGGAGTTCCACACCGACGACGACCCGGTCGTCGCCGTGAACGACGTCTCGTTCACCCTCGACCGGGGCGAGACGATGGGCATCGTCGGGGAGAGCGGAGCCGGCAAGTCCGTCACCGCTCGCTCCATCATGGGCCTCGTCGACTGGCCCGGCGAGGTGAGCGGGGGCGAGATTCTCTTCGACGGCGAGGACCTCGCCGCCAAGTCCGAGCGGGAGATGCAGGCCGTCAGGGGCAACCGCATCGCGCTCGTCCCGCAGGACCCGATGCGGTCGCTCAACCCCGTGCTGACGGTCGGCAGTCAGATCGTCGAGACCGTCGAGCGCCACCAGGACGTCTCGGAGTCCGAGGCGAAGCGTATCGCCGTCGACGCGATGGCCGAGACCGGTATCCCCGACGCCGCCGACCGGTTCTCGGACTACCCGCACGAGTTCTCGGGCGGGATGCGCCAGCGCGTCCTCATCGCCATCGGGCTCGCCTGCGAACCCGACCTCATCATCGCCGACGAACCGACGACGGCGCTCGACGTGACGACGCAGGCGAAGATACTCGACCTGCTCAACGAACTGCAGGCCGAACGCGGGATGGCCATCCTGATGATCACGCACAACCTCGGCGTCGTCGCCCAGACCTGCGACACCGTCGGCGTGATGTACGCCGGCAACCTCGTCGAGAAGGCCGAACTGGAGGCGCTGTTCGCCCGCCCGACGCACCCGTACACTCGCGGGCTCATCGACTCCATCCCGGAGACCGACCGCGAGTACGACGAACTCCCCACGCTCGCCGGGTCGATGCCGGACCTCACCGACCTCCCCACCGGCTGTAACTTCGCCCCGCGCTGTCGGTACGCCGAAGAAGGGTGCAAGACGCCCGGGGACCCACCGCTGGAACCCGTCGAGGGGACGCCATCGGCCGCGGCCTGCGTCCGCGCCGACGAACTCGACCTCTCCGAGGGACGGGTACCGGAGGCCGCTGGCGTCGGCAAGGCGGTCGACCGCTCGGGCGACCCGCTGTTGCGCGTCGAGGGACTGAAGAAGCACTTCTCGGCCGGTGACGGACTGCTCGGGAGCCTCTCGTTCGATAGTTCGGGAGGGGGCCTGCCGAAGCTCGAACGACGGTACGTCAAGGCCGTCGACGGGGTGGACTTCGACATCTACCCCGGCGAGACGGTCGGACTCGTCGGCGAGTCCGGCTGTGGGAAGTCGACGGTCGCACGGACCGTCCTGCAACTGCTCGAACCCACCGACGGCGCGGTGTACTTCGACGACCAGCCGCTCCACGAACTGGGGGACAGCGAGATACGGAGCCTGCGGGCGGAGATGCAGATGATATTCCAGGACCCCGGCTCCTCGCTCAACCCCCGCAAGACCGTGGGGGGCATCATCGGCCGCGCGATGGAGAAACACGGCGTCGCGACGGGCGAGGAGAAGCGCCAGCGCGTCGGCGAGTTGCTAGAACGTGTCGGCCTCTCGGCGAACGCCGCGGGGAAGTTCCCCCACGAGTTCTCCGGCGGGCAACAGCAGCGCGTCGCCATCGCCCACGCGCTCGCAGTCGAACCGCGACTCATCGTCTGCGACGAACCCGTCTCGGCGCTCGACGTGAGCGTCCAGGCGCAGATCCTCAACCTGCTCAACGAGATACAGGCCGAGGAGAACATCGCCTACCTGTTCATCTCGCACAACATCGGCGTCGTCAAGCACATCTGCGACCGCCTCGCGGTGATGTACCTCGGCGAGGTCGCCGAGTTCGGCACCGTCGAGGACGTGTTCGACGTGCCGTTCCACCCGTACACGCAGGCGTTGCTGTCGGCGGTCCCCCACGCCGACCCGACCAGACGGACGAACCGCGTGCTGCTGGAGGGAACCGTCCCGAGTCCCATCGACCCGCCCTCGGGCTGTTCCTTCCGGACTCGCTGTCCGAAGAAGATCGGCGACGTCTGCGAACGCGACGACCCGGCGCTGGAGGACGTCGGCGACGGGCACCACATCGCCTGCCACCTCTCGGTCGAGGAGATGTCGGAACCGGTCGAGACCAGCGACGCGACCTCGAATCGGTGA